In Oryza sativa Japonica Group chromosome 2, ASM3414082v1, the following are encoded in one genomic region:
- the LOC107275817 gene encoding acyl-acyl carrier protein thioesterase TE3, chloroplastic isoform X3: MIKQPSVSLAPNTSCQPQHALARAAAGSARSRRISCLHLAVLHVGRHHARALCSHESAFSGANNNTNHDVKLRPRKFFEMEMSVRDCELDQYGVVNNVVYGSYVERAREELAEFLGVSASTAACTGNAMAVSEQNFKYFTPLKRGDNFVVKVTIQIKGVRIYADQFIETLPDRKATIVCLDGEYRPTRVFPELSSKVLDFFSHREASD, translated from the exons ATGATCAAGCAACCAAGCGTTAGCCTCGCCCCAAACACCAGCTGCCAGCCGCAGCATGCGCTggcccgtgctgcagctggaTCGGCTCGGTCTCGCCGTATTAGCTGCCTGCACCTCGCCGTGCTGCACGTCGGGCGCCACCATGCACGGGCTCTCTGTTCCCATGAATCAGCTTTCTCCGGCGCCAATAACAATACCAACCACGACGTCAAATTAAG GCCGCGCAAGTTCTTCGAGATGGAGATGAGCGTCCGCGACTGCGAGCTTGACCAGTATGGCGTTGTCAACAACGTTGTCTACGGTAGTTACGTCGAACGAG CACGAGAGGAGTTGGCTGAATTTCTCGGAGTAAGCGCAAGCACGGCAGCGTGCACAGGCAACGCGATGGCAGTCTCGGAGCAGAACTTCAAGTACTTCACCCCTCTGAAg CGCGGGGACAACTTTGTTGTAAAGGTGACAATACAGATCAAGGGTGTACGTATATACGCTGATCAATTCATCGAGACGTTGCCTGATCGCAAG GCCACCATCGTCTGCCTCGACGGAGAATACCGTCCAACTCGCGTGTTCCCGGAACTGTCCTCCAAGGTGCTGGACTTCTTCTCGCACAGGGAAGCTAGCGATTAA
- the LOC107275817 gene encoding acyl-acyl carrier protein thioesterase ATL4, chloroplastic isoform X2 — MIKQPSVSLAPNTSCQPQHALARAAAGSARSRRISCLHLAVLHVGRHHARALCSHESAFSGANNNTNHDVKLRPRKFFEMEMSVRDCELDQYGVVNNVVYAREELAEFLGVSASTAACTGNAMAVSEQNFKYFTPLKRGDNFVVKVTIQIKGVRIYADQFIETLPDRKLVLEAKATIVCLDGEYRPTRVFPELSSKVLDFFSHREASD, encoded by the exons ATGATCAAGCAACCAAGCGTTAGCCTCGCCCCAAACACCAGCTGCCAGCCGCAGCATGCGCTggcccgtgctgcagctggaTCGGCTCGGTCTCGCCGTATTAGCTGCCTGCACCTCGCCGTGCTGCACGTCGGGCGCCACCATGCACGGGCTCTCTGTTCCCATGAATCAGCTTTCTCCGGCGCCAATAACAATACCAACCACGACGTCAAATTAAG GCCGCGCAAGTTCTTCGAGATGGAGATGAGCGTCCGCGACTGCGAGCTTGACCAGTATGGCGTTGTCAACAACGTTGTCTACG CACGAGAGGAGTTGGCTGAATTTCTCGGAGTAAGCGCAAGCACGGCAGCGTGCACAGGCAACGCGATGGCAGTCTCGGAGCAGAACTTCAAGTACTTCACCCCTCTGAAg CGCGGGGACAACTTTGTTGTAAAGGTGACAATACAGATCAAGGGTGTACGTATATACGCTGATCAATTCATCGAGACGTTGCCTGATCGCAAG CTCGTTTTGGAAGCGAAGGCCACCATCGTCTGCCTCGACGGAGAATACCGTCCAACTCGCGTGTTCCCGGAACTGTCCTCCAAGGTGCTGGACTTCTTCTCGCACAGGGAAGCTAGCGATTAA
- the LOC107275817 gene encoding acyl-acyl carrier protein thioesterase TE3, chloroplastic isoform X4, protein MIKQPSVSLAPNTSCQPQHALARAAAGSARSRRISCLHLAVLHVGRHHARALCSHESAFSGANNNTNHDVKLRPRKFFEMEMSVRDCELDQYGVVNNVVYGSYVERAREELAEFLGVSASTAACTGNAMAVSEQNFKYFTPLKLVLEAKATIVCLDGEYRPTRVFPELSSKVLDFFSHREASD, encoded by the exons ATGATCAAGCAACCAAGCGTTAGCCTCGCCCCAAACACCAGCTGCCAGCCGCAGCATGCGCTggcccgtgctgcagctggaTCGGCTCGGTCTCGCCGTATTAGCTGCCTGCACCTCGCCGTGCTGCACGTCGGGCGCCACCATGCACGGGCTCTCTGTTCCCATGAATCAGCTTTCTCCGGCGCCAATAACAATACCAACCACGACGTCAAATTAAG GCCGCGCAAGTTCTTCGAGATGGAGATGAGCGTCCGCGACTGCGAGCTTGACCAGTATGGCGTTGTCAACAACGTTGTCTACGGTAGTTACGTCGAACGAG CACGAGAGGAGTTGGCTGAATTTCTCGGAGTAAGCGCAAGCACGGCAGCGTGCACAGGCAACGCGATGGCAGTCTCGGAGCAGAACTTCAAGTACTTCACCCCTCTGAAg CTCGTTTTGGAAGCGAAGGCCACCATCGTCTGCCTCGACGGAGAATACCGTCCAACTCGCGTGTTCCCGGAACTGTCCTCCAAGGTGCTGGACTTCTTCTCGCACAGGGAAGCTAGCGATTAA
- the LOC107275817 gene encoding acyl-acyl carrier protein thioesterase TE3, chloroplastic isoform X1: MIKQPSVSLAPNTSCQPQHALARAAAGSARSRRISCLHLAVLHVGRHHARALCSHESAFSGANNNTNHDVKLRPRKFFEMEMSVRDCELDQYGVVNNVVYGSYVERAREELAEFLGVSASTAACTGNAMAVSEQNFKYFTPLKRGDNFVVKVTIQIKGVRIYADQFIETLPDRKLVLEAKATIVCLDGEYRPTRVFPELSSKVLDFFSHREASD, encoded by the exons ATGATCAAGCAACCAAGCGTTAGCCTCGCCCCAAACACCAGCTGCCAGCCGCAGCATGCGCTggcccgtgctgcagctggaTCGGCTCGGTCTCGCCGTATTAGCTGCCTGCACCTCGCCGTGCTGCACGTCGGGCGCCACCATGCACGGGCTCTCTGTTCCCATGAATCAGCTTTCTCCGGCGCCAATAACAATACCAACCACGACGTCAAATTAAG GCCGCGCAAGTTCTTCGAGATGGAGATGAGCGTCCGCGACTGCGAGCTTGACCAGTATGGCGTTGTCAACAACGTTGTCTACGGTAGTTACGTCGAACGAG CACGAGAGGAGTTGGCTGAATTTCTCGGAGTAAGCGCAAGCACGGCAGCGTGCACAGGCAACGCGATGGCAGTCTCGGAGCAGAACTTCAAGTACTTCACCCCTCTGAAg CGCGGGGACAACTTTGTTGTAAAGGTGACAATACAGATCAAGGGTGTACGTATATACGCTGATCAATTCATCGAGACGTTGCCTGATCGCAAG CTCGTTTTGGAAGCGAAGGCCACCATCGTCTGCCTCGACGGAGAATACCGTCCAACTCGCGTGTTCCCGGAACTGTCCTCCAAGGTGCTGGACTTCTTCTCGCACAGGGAAGCTAGCGATTAA